CAGGAGCTGCAAAAACTTATTGAAAGAGTATTATCATAACAAATCGCGGTGCTTAATTGAAAATTATTTTTGCAAGTCAGAATCAGGGTAAAGTAAAAGAAGTAAAATCAATCTTTAATAATTCCCGGTTTGAAATAATCTCTCTTTACGATCTAGGAAATAATATTGATGTAGAGGAAACTGGTGAAACTTTCGCTGAAAATGCCTGGCTGAAAGCTGAAGCAGTCTATAAAATTTATAATGAACCGACTTTCGCAGACGATTCTGGATTGATGGTAGAACAGCTGGATGGAAGACCGGGTGTTATTTCAGCCCGATATGCGGGGGAAAACTGCACCTTTGCCGATAATAATTTGAAAGTGATAAAAGAATTAAGCTCCTTCCCGGAACCGCATAAAGCTAAATTCATTAGTCACGCTGTTTTTTATGACGGCTTAAATAGAATTGATGCGGTTGGTGAACTGCACGGCATCGTTATTAAAGAGGAGAGAGGTACAGCCGGATTTGGATACGACCCGATATTTATTCCTGATGGTTACGAACAGACAATCAGCCAGCTCGATTTTGAACTTAAAAATAAAATTAGTCACCGCGCCGGATCTTTTAAAAAACTGAAGGAAAGTCTTATAAAAAAATTCTTCTGATCATTTCTGTCCGATTACAACCTGGACTAGTCCGAAGGTCAATGAATGCTTTTCTGCTCTTGAAAATCCGCTCCGGTTCAGTATTTCAATTAAATCAATCTTCTTATCGAATTCGCCGACCGATTCCGGCAGGTAAGTGTATGCTTCCCGGTCCTTTGAAATAATCCTTCCTAGGAAAGGAAGTATCCTGTTGAAATAAAAAAGATATAATTTTTTTATGAGTCTGTTGGAAGGGAGCCGGAATTCCAGAATAGTCGCTTTCCCGCCTGGTTTTAAAACCCTGTGGAAAGAATTAAAACCTTCCTGAATATCATAAAAATTTCTGACACCGAAAGCCACAGTTATATTCGTAAAAGATTCCGGTTTGAAAGGGAGGTATTCTGCAACGCATTGTATCTTTTTCCCTTTTATCCATTCAGCTTTCTTTTCAAACAAACGGAGCATATTAAAAGATAAATCTGCACCGAAAATCTTCCTGATCCCGGATTTCCGAGCAGCAATAGAAAAATCCCCTGTACCGCATGCTAAATCCAGTAATATAGAATCCGGATTCATTCCGGTGTAGCTGATTGCCATTTTACGCCAGTAAAAATCGATCCCCAGACTCAGGAAATGATTAAGAAAATCATATCTGTGAGAAA
This window of the Melioribacteraceae bacterium genome carries:
- the rdgB gene encoding RdgB/HAM1 family non-canonical purine NTP pyrophosphatase — encoded protein: MKIIFASQNQGKVKEVKSIFNNSRFEIISLYDLGNNIDVEETGETFAENAWLKAEAVYKIYNEPTFADDSGLMVEQLDGRPGVISARYAGENCTFADNNLKVIKELSSFPEPHKAKFISHAVFYDGLNRIDAVGELHGIVIKEERGTAGFGYDPIFIPDGYEQTISQLDFELKNKISHRAGSFKKLKESLIKKFF
- the ubiE gene encoding bifunctional demethylmenaquinone methyltransferase/2-methoxy-6-polyprenyl-1,4-benzoquinol methylase UbiE, coding for MEETENKKEKVKRIFDSISHRYDFLNHFLSLGIDFYWRKMAISYTGMNPDSILLDLACGTGDFSIAARKSGIRKIFGADLSFNMLRLFEKKAEWIKGKKIQCVAEYLPFKPESFTNITVAFGVRNFYDIQEGFNSFHRVLKPGGKATILEFRLPSNRLIKKLYLFYFNRILPFLGRIISKDREAYTYLPESVGEFDKKIDLIEILNRSGFSRAEKHSLTFGLVQVVIGQK